DNA sequence from the Colletotrichum higginsianum IMI 349063 chromosome 10, whole genome shotgun sequence genome:
GACGAAGTTGACCTTCGGTCTGGATGACTTGACTCGGAGTTGGTGGTATGAAGCAAACAAGCTCAGTCATGTGCGGCGCTGCTCATTTGTGGCCTCCAAAGTCACATCTCACGTCATGGATCTCGTCATGCATGGAACAATCGACTTCGTGTCAGTCAAGGCTGTTCTTGATGTTCAAGAAAAGCTTCGTCAAAACATGGAGGCATGGTTGGAAGACCCATCCAACAATCCCACGACCAACGAGTCCAAATCGGTAGACATTGATGCTGTGCATCTCGAAGGGCTGGGTCAGGGGTCAGCACTCCTGTTCGGCATTGTCCGTGGCAAACTGGGGCTTCCGTTCCATCAGGGTCTCAGGGAAGTGCAGAGCAGCACCATCGGCCACAGTATCTCACGGATCTACGAGGCAATCCGACAGGGCGTTGTCGTTCCTGTGCTGATGCCTTGCCTTGAGGCAGATGGGCAGTCTCTGTCAGCGAGAGAAGAAACCCCAGCTAGCAGCGATGCCAGCACTGGTTCGGTCAATGGTACGGGAAACGTCTGAGACGTTAGTTGTGGAGCGGATGACATGGCGTGCAAACAGCCCGGGGCGAAGTGCTGTATGGAAATATTCAGTTCGGTTGACCAAAAGTATCCCTAGCTTGATTCCGCCTTGGTTCAATCCTATAACCACCACTCGTGTGACATCTTTCGAGCCATACATTGCAACGCATCCACCGCCTGTTGGTCATTCGTGAGTGAAGCTTCTCGAGATGTACGCACCACCCCCTAAGTGTGATACACACGGTATGTAAAAAGGAAGGCGAAACGAAATCGCTCAGATAAAGAAAACAAGCCGACCATGGAAAACAAATTGAAGCAAGAGGCAGTGCAAAAATTGAATGTCCCTAGCAAGGCTCGAACTTGCGACCTTTGGATGTCCCGACCTCAAGGCAGGGTCATATTGATGAAGAAATATGAGACCAACGCTCTACCGACTGAGCCATAGAGACTGAATGATGCTTCAGGGGGAATTGTTACTACTTATTTCGCGCGAGTGTCCTGACGGGGCCTGGACCCGGCGGAGAAAGATTGAGTCAGTACCTGTAGGTTTTTCCAGAACAAGAGTGGGGCGGCGTGGGTGCTGGAACCCTCAAACAGAGAGGACGGTCCCGCGTCCCTCAtgtgccggcgccggtgtgGGGCTGCGAGCGCAACACGCGGGTCTGACGTGAACGCGTGGGTTCGTCCGATCTCTGACTTCATTGTGACGATGGGGCTGTGGCCGCTGGTCGCGTCATGAGCCCTATTCTATTCACTCACCTGGCCTTCCTATCGGGGAGCGAGTTTACTGATCCCATCCCCCCCCGGATATCCAACTTGACCAAAGGTGAACACATACCGATGATGGTACGCCTCGAGGTGACTAGGCAGATGATGTGGATGCTACTTGCTGCTAGGACGTTCCTTGCAATGAGCAAACGTGTACACGGCCCGCAACCCGAGCTCGGATCGCCATCAACAGAGGACACCTTGAGTTCATGGAGATGGCGTTCGCTCCCTTTCCCCAAGCCTCTTGTGATCAGACTAACAGCAAGCCGCCTGGTTTTCGAATGTCTAAATAGCGTGGCTGTCAAAGCGCCCCCGGACTCCGGATATTTCAATTACATCAGTTGCTTCTCTGGAAGGATTTGACACTTGCACCTCTTCCAAACAGGCAAATCCGATGACAATAATAATTTGCTCTTCCGATGACACCACATGCGTACTTGCAcaggaagggaaaaaaaaaaagggggggggggggggggggggggggcttaAAACTTGTGATCAAAAGATAAAAATGCATGGATTCTTCTTTACGCCCTAGCGATTGCGATCCTTTGAACTTCATCACGTCCGTAGCAACATGCTTTCCCAAACCATGCAGCCTCTTCGTGTTCAACGTACAATATACACAAGCATAGACTGTTCAACGATATATCTACACCATGCTTTCATTATGACACGCCGTCTTGGTCCCTTTCCTCCTGTCCGCATGTTCCTGCCTCTGATCACGTACGACTGCCGCCTTCCTGCCCGCGCCAAGTAAGAAAAACTGAGCCATCGTGGTATAAAATGCTCCATGCCGAACGCCATTGTGCATGCAATGCTTTCAGTGCGAGCCGCCGATTAGAGAGAGACGAAGTGAAGAGAAAATAAAACATGATCGGGAACCAAACATGGTTCCATGTTGGCCAGTCCTTTGGTATCGTTTGGTTCCACTGGAAGTAGAACGAATCCGTAAGCTTTTTGATAAATATGCGCTGTGCTCTGAAGATGCTGGCGTTGGCAAGAGGGGGAATCGAGAAGAATATTTGGAAGCTGGGCAGGGTAGAAGTCAAGATGCCGGGCGGTGGGATAAAATGGTCCATGGGCCGGCCAGGCCTACAAGGACTCGCCCGCGTAATTATCGCAGTGCGAGTGCCTCGAATATTTGGGTACTCGGCCCAGTTGGCCGAGAAGGTCGTCTAGCTCGGCCCAGTTATCGATGTTTTCGGCAAACTTGCGGTGTTTGCGAGTAAGAATGTGCTTCAAGCATGTTAGCATGGCCCGGTAATAGTAGTTATCAGTATTTGAACATACCTCATCAAAGTCCTTAAATTTGTCCTGGCAATTCTCACAATATCCCGGCTTCAGGTCACGCTTACTCTTAGGAGGCGGTACTGCCGTCTTGCAGCTGGCCTTGGAGAGCTTGGAGCTCTGCTTGTCAGGATCCTCCTCGATAAGCTCCATTCGCCTGCTAGTAGTCCTGGAGACGCTGGTAGACCGAGCAGATGTCGCATCCAACGACATCTCAGTAAGCCTTCGAGAGCTGGCGTCCTGTGGCGTAGGAGCTCCCCTTTGCAGCACCTTTCGCTGCAAACCATGCACTTCCTTGCTAGTACCGGCCTTTGCACCATTGATACCAGATGTAGAAGATATCATCTGCGAGCGGATAGCCGATGTGATGTTGGACGGCTGCACTCCAGAAGCCACAGGCTCGCCTGCAAAGAAACGGCCAGTGCCAGTCCGGCCGGTAAAAGCGTTCTGTGTCCGTCCAAAATCAATGGGATTGGCAACCACGGCCTTAGGAGGGTTGAACACGTCCATGGGCTTCATCACAGGCCGAGTCTTGTTCTGCCCATCTTGCATTTCAGAGAGCGTGCGCTTGCCAATGACGGCCTTGGGTACAAGGGCTTCAGGAAGTTGACGAGATTGCCGTTCTTCGGCAACCGGCTTCGTTGCAGCACGTTCTTTCGGTTCCTTCTGTTCCTTTTGCTGCGTGGATGGCTTCCGACTAGAGCGTTCGGTCGCCTCAGGTTCCTCGACAAATGGGCAGCGTCCGTCCGTAACAGTCCTGAACTGGGGCCACTCGCCATCGTATTTGTTGTTGACCTTGGGGTATTCCCGCACCATGATGGgcttctgcttctcgtcAATGTCGTAGACGTAAAGGTACGGGCCCTTGAAATTGATCATCTCCCTGCTGGCCACGGCATCTGAAGGTCCGTTTAGTCGCTCGTGCTGCAACATCTGCAACAAGCCGGGCTCCTCCGTAGTCTTTTTGTTTACCAGGTGCCTCGTAGGCTCGCCCTTAGCACCATAGGCCGCGACAACATGCGGGTCTGGCTCCAACAGAAACTGCAGCATCCTCTGGAACTTCTCGACAGACCAAATCTTTTTGCCCATATCACGGGCCTTATGTAGGACATCGTTACTCTGGGTCGATCGCGTCCGCCTGGTTCTGTCATCCTGGTTTTGAGTTTGGGCTCGTCTCGACGTGGTTTCCAGCAGGAGACGCCTTCGTGCATCGGTAGACCGGTCAAGAAGGGACGGGTTGATGGTCTGGGGTTGTTCTTCGGGCTCGACATCGTGTGCAGACGTTTGCATGTCCTCTTGCACTGGTATCGGGCGGGCGGTCACGACGTGGGTAATGCTGCTCGAAAAGAATCGCTCGTCTCTCTGCACAAGTACGATGTCAGTCAAAGATGGGGACGATGTTCAGGTTCACATGTTAGACATACGGCTCCGAGAGACTGTGCGTGTCTGGAAAGCTTGGCCCTCTGGTCTTCGGGGACACTATCAAAGTAAAAGACCATCTTGGGGAACCTCCCCCGGTATTCGGCCTGCCATTGACGGATCCTCTCGACGCTGGCGTCATCATGGTGTGTCGAACGCTCCTTAGTGACGGGCCGACCCACACGTTGGGGTAGCTGGG
Encoded proteins:
- a CDS encoding Dfp1/Him1 — protein: MAAISLSPNFAPPRPAMSTRRTPLSSNPNVVNSPLRAASALAQAKHKRSHANIQREELYAQPPPYKKQAVENVGSRQLRSPSKITKASQLPQRVGRPVTKERSTHHDDASVERIRQWQAEYRGRFPKMVFYFDSVPEDQRAKLSRHAQSLGARDERFFSSSITHVVTARPIPVQEDMQTSAHDVEPEEQPQTINPSLLDRSTDARRRLLLETTSRRAQTQNQDDRTRRTRSTQSNDVLHKARDMGKKIWSVEKFQRMLQFLLEPDPHVVAAYGAKGEPTRHLVNKKTTEEPGLLQMLQHERLNGPSDAVASREMINFKGPYLYVYDIDEKQKPIMVREYPKVNNKYDGEWPQFRTVTDGRCPFVEEPEATERSSRKPSTQQKEQKEPKERAATKPVAEERQSRQLPEALVPKAVIGKRTLSEMQDGQNKTRPVMKPMDVFNPPKAVVANPIDFGRTQNAFTGRTGTGRFFAGEPVASGVQPSNITSAIRSQMISSTSGINGAKAGTSKEVHGLQRKVLQRGAPTPQDASSRRLTEMSLDATSARSTSVSRTTSRRMELIEEDPDKQSSKLSKASCKTAVPPPKSKRDLKPGYCENCQDKFKDFDEHILTRKHRKFAENIDNWAELDDLLGQLGRVPKYSRHSHCDNYAGESL